A region from the Mycobacterium heidelbergense genome encodes:
- a CDS encoding FtsW/RodA/SpoVE family cell cycle protein — MTTQVQPPVAVTPPLPTRRNAELLLLCFAALITVAALLIVEANQERGLRWNLVGYGLTFLAMFGCAHLAIRRFAPYTDPLLLPIVALLNGLGLVMIHRLDLVTNEMSGRHHPSATQQMLWTVVGVAAFALVVTFLKDHRQLARYGYVCGVTGLVFLAIPALLPASLSEQNGAKIWIRFPGFSIQPAEFSKILLLIFFSAVLIAKRGLFTSVGKHFMGMTLPRPRDLAPLLAAWVISVGVMVFEKDLGTSLLLYASFLVVVYLATQRFSWVVIGLALFAAGSVAAYFIFDHVRVRVQMWWDPFSDPDGSGYQLVQAMFSFATGGIFGTGLGNGQPDTVPAASTDFIIAAFGEELGLVGLAALLMLYTIVIVRGLRTAIATRESFGKLLAAGLASTLAIQLFIVVGGVTRLIPLTGLTTPWMSYGGSSLLANYMLLAVLARISHSARRPLRARAHNTSPIAAASTEVIERV, encoded by the coding sequence ATGACCACACAAGTTCAGCCGCCGGTCGCGGTGACGCCTCCGTTGCCTACCCGGCGCAACGCCGAACTGCTGTTGTTGTGTTTCGCGGCGTTGATCACCGTCGCCGCCTTGCTCATCGTCGAGGCCAACCAGGAGCGCGGCCTGCGCTGGAACCTGGTCGGCTACGGGCTGACCTTTCTGGCGATGTTCGGATGCGCACACCTGGCCATCAGGCGCTTCGCGCCCTACACCGACCCGCTGCTGTTGCCAATAGTGGCCCTGCTCAACGGACTTGGCCTGGTGATGATCCACCGGCTCGACCTCGTCACCAACGAGATGAGCGGCCGTCATCACCCCAGCGCAACCCAGCAGATGCTGTGGACCGTGGTGGGGGTCGCCGCGTTCGCGTTGGTGGTCACCTTTTTGAAAGACCATCGACAGCTCGCCCGCTACGGATATGTCTGCGGAGTCACGGGCCTGGTCTTCCTGGCGATTCCCGCGCTGCTGCCGGCATCGTTGTCCGAGCAGAACGGCGCGAAAATCTGGATTCGCTTCCCGGGCTTCTCAATTCAGCCCGCCGAGTTTTCCAAGATCCTGCTGCTGATCTTCTTTTCGGCGGTGCTGATCGCCAAGCGCGGCCTGTTCACCAGCGTCGGCAAGCATTTCATGGGCATGACCCTGCCCCGGCCCCGCGATCTCGCGCCGCTGCTGGCGGCGTGGGTGATCTCGGTGGGCGTGATGGTCTTCGAGAAGGACCTCGGCACTTCGCTGCTGCTCTACGCGTCGTTTCTCGTGGTGGTTTACCTCGCCACCCAACGCTTCAGCTGGGTCGTCATCGGCCTGGCGCTGTTCGCGGCGGGAAGCGTTGCGGCGTACTTCATTTTCGACCACGTCCGCGTTCGGGTGCAGATGTGGTGGGACCCGTTTTCCGATCCCGACGGAAGCGGTTATCAGCTGGTGCAGGCGATGTTCAGCTTTGCTACCGGCGGCATCTTCGGCACCGGGCTCGGCAACGGTCAGCCCGACACCGTGCCGGCGGCGTCGACCGATTTCATCATCGCCGCGTTCGGCGAAGAGCTCGGGCTGGTGGGCTTGGCGGCCCTCCTGATGCTCTACACGATCGTCATCGTCCGCGGCCTGCGCACGGCGATCGCGACGCGGGAAAGCTTCGGCAAGCTGCTGGCCGCGGGCCTCGCGTCGACGCTGGCCATCCAGTTGTTCATCGTCGTCGGCGGGGTGACGCGGCTGATTCCGCTGACCGGGTTGACCACACCGTGGATGTCCTACGGCGGGTCGTCATTGCTGGCGAACTACATGCTGCTGGCCGTCCTGGCCCGCATCTCGCACAGCGCCCGGCGTCCCTTGCGCGCCCGCGCCCACAACACGTCGCCGATCGCGGCGGCCAGCACCGAGGTGATCGAGCGGGTATGA
- the pbpA gene encoding D,D-transpeptidase PbpA has product MNASLRRISVTVMALVVLLLLNATMTQVFAADGLRADPRNQRVLLDEYSRQRGQIVAGGQLLAYSVATDSRFRFLRVYPNPVVYAPVSGFYSLRYSSSGLERAEDPVLNGSDERLFGRRLADFFTGRDPRGGNVDTTIIPRVQQAGWDAMQQGCGGPPCKGAVVALEPSTGKILAMVSSPSYDPNLLASHDPEVQSQAWQRLRDDPDNPLTNRAISETYPPGSTFKVITTAAALQAGATDTEQLTAAASIPLPNSTATLQNYGDAPCGNDPTVSLSQAFALSCNTAFVQLGILTGADALRGTAHSFGLDSTPSVIPLQVAESTVGTIPDAAALGMSSIGQKDVALTPLQNAEIAATIANAGVTMQPYLIDSLKGPDLSNISTTVPYQQRRAVSPQVAAKLTELMVGAERVAQQKGAIPGVQIASKTGTAEHGTDPRHTPPHAWYIAFAPAQTPKVAVAVLVENGADRLSATGGALAAPIGRAVIEAALQGGP; this is encoded by the coding sequence ATGAACGCCTCTCTCCGCCGGATCTCGGTGACCGTGATGGCGTTGGTGGTGCTGCTGTTGCTCAACGCCACGATGACGCAGGTCTTCGCCGCCGACGGGCTGCGCGCCGACCCGCGCAACCAGCGCGTCCTGCTCGACGAGTATTCGCGGCAACGCGGCCAGATCGTCGCGGGCGGCCAGCTGCTGGCCTATTCCGTCGCCACCGACAGCCGCTTCCGGTTCCTGCGGGTCTACCCCAACCCCGTGGTGTACGCGCCGGTCAGCGGCTTTTACTCGCTGCGCTATTCCAGCTCGGGCCTCGAACGGGCCGAGGACCCGGTATTGAACGGGTCCGACGAGCGGCTGTTCGGGCGCCGGCTCGCCGACTTCTTCACCGGGCGCGATCCGCGCGGCGGCAACGTCGACACCACGATCATTCCGCGGGTCCAGCAGGCCGGGTGGGACGCGATGCAGCAGGGCTGCGGCGGCCCGCCGTGCAAGGGCGCCGTCGTCGCCCTGGAACCGTCCACCGGCAAGATCCTGGCCATGGTGTCGTCGCCGTCCTACGACCCGAATCTGCTGGCGTCGCACGATCCCGAGGTGCAGTCGCAGGCCTGGCAGCGGCTCCGCGACGATCCCGACAATCCACTGACCAACCGCGCCATCTCGGAGACCTACCCACCCGGTTCGACGTTCAAGGTGATCACCACCGCCGCGGCCCTGCAGGCCGGCGCGACCGACACCGAGCAGTTGACCGCCGCGGCCTCCATCCCGCTGCCCAACAGCACCGCCACCTTGCAGAACTACGGTGACGCACCGTGCGGCAACGACCCGACGGTGTCGCTGAGCCAGGCGTTCGCCCTGTCCTGTAACACCGCATTCGTCCAGCTGGGCATCCTCACCGGGGCCGACGCGCTGCGCGGCACGGCGCACTCCTTCGGGCTGGACAGCACCCCCAGCGTCATTCCGCTGCAGGTTGCCGAATCGACGGTCGGAACCATCCCGGACGCCGCCGCGCTGGGGATGTCGAGCATCGGTCAGAAGGACGTGGCGCTGACGCCGCTGCAAAACGCCGAGATCGCCGCGACCATCGCGAACGCCGGGGTGACGATGCAGCCCTACCTGATCGACAGCCTCAAGGGGCCGGACCTGTCCAACATCAGCACCACGGTGCCCTACCAGCAGCGCCGCGCGGTGTCGCCGCAGGTCGCCGCTAAGCTGACAGAGCTGATGGTCGGCGCCGAGAGGGTCGCACAGCAGAAAGGGGCCATTCCCGGCGTGCAGATTGCATCCAAGACTGGGACCGCGGAACATGGCACCGACCCGCGTCACACTCCACCGCACGCGTGGTACATCGCATTCGCGCCCGCGCAGACGCCGAAGGTCGCCGTGGCGGTGCTGGTGGAGAACGGCGCCGACCGGTTGTCTGCCACCGGGGGAGCGCTCGCCGCGCCGATCGGGCGGGCCGTGATCGAGGCCGCGTTACAGGGAGGACCATGA